The Terriglobales bacterium genome window below encodes:
- the thiC gene encoding phosphomethylpyrimidine synthase ThiC, with amino-acid sequence YMTVHCGVMREHLPLTMGRVTGIVSRGGSLIAKWMMTHRQQNPLYTHFDDLCDIMREYDVTWSLGDGLRPGSIADASDKAQFAELEVLGELTERGWKNGTQVMVEGPGHIPMDQIDMNIKEQIRICKGAPFYVLGPLVTDVAPGYDHITSAIGAALAGWSGAAMLCYVTPKEHLGLPNDKDVKDGIIAYKIAAHAADIARHRPGARDRDDALSFARYNFDWEKQFALALDPETARAMHDETLSDDYYKTAAFCSMCGPKFCSMNYSSKVDEYNKEVHGLEKKDLSGLVTKILKS; translated from the coding sequence TACATGACGGTTCACTGCGGCGTGATGAGGGAGCATTTGCCGCTGACGATGGGCCGCGTGACGGGCATCGTCAGCCGCGGTGGCTCGCTAATTGCCAAGTGGATGATGACGCACCGGCAGCAGAACCCGCTGTACACACACTTTGACGACCTGTGCGACATTATGCGGGAATATGACGTGACCTGGAGCCTGGGCGACGGCCTGCGGCCCGGCTCGATCGCCGACGCTTCGGATAAGGCCCAGTTTGCCGAGTTGGAAGTGCTGGGCGAGCTGACCGAGCGCGGCTGGAAGAACGGCACGCAGGTGATGGTCGAAGGTCCGGGTCACATCCCGATGGACCAGATCGACATGAACATCAAGGAGCAGATTCGCATCTGTAAGGGCGCGCCGTTTTATGTCCTTGGGCCGCTGGTGACCGACGTGGCGCCCGGCTACGACCATATCACCAGCGCGATCGGCGCGGCGCTGGCCGGCTGGAGCGGCGCCGCGATGCTGTGCTACGTCACGCCCAAGGAGCACCTGGGCCTGCCCAACGACAAGGACGTGAAGGACGGCATCATCGCCTACAAGATCGCGGCCCATGCCGCCGACATCGCCCGTCACCGTCCGGGCGCGCGCGACCGCGACGACGCCCTCAGCTTCGCGCGCTACAACTTCGACTGGGAAAAGCAGTTCGCGCTCGCGCTCGATCCCGAGACCGCGCGCGCCATGCACGACGAGACCCTCTCCGACGACTACTACAAGACGGCGGCCTTCTGCTCCATGTGCGGCCCCAAATTCTGCTCCATGAACTATTCCTCGAAAGTCGACGAGTACAACAAGGAAGTACACGGCCTGGAAAAGAAAGACCTCTCCGGGCTGGTGACGAAAATCCTGAAAAGTTAG
- a CDS encoding M28 family metallopeptidase, whose protein sequence is MKARSLALLAVAVLFASAAVAQQAAAPITGFRDPAAQHKLEDRFLAVPDAARAGEHLRILTAEPHLAGTSGDFKTAEYVAEQYRKAGLETEIVEYKVWMNYPGKISVLIQLPDGRTFTGPTPEHVAGDPFQSDPRVVTAYNGFSPSGEVEAEVIYANYGRPEDFRKLKEMGADVAGKIVVVRYGSNFRGVKAYTAQLNGAAGVIIYSDPIDDGYFKGDIYPRGAWRPESAVQRGSIKYIFKYPGDPTTPGMASLPSLPEAQRTPPEQAANVPRIPTTPLSYGDARPILENLGGPESPREWQGALPFTYHVGPGPVRVKLSLKQDFAYRTIWNVIGRVRGRELPEEWVINGNHRDAWVYGAVDPNSGTASQLEAVAGIGELLKTGWRPRRTLIFASWDAEEFGLTGSTEWVEQHAKEMAGVVAYLNIDSAVAGSNFTASAVPSLKPFVREVARVVASPKGMPLYEAWLAQKPNPEMPGSAGGHESAGSGPAEAKVGDLGSGSDYTPFLQHAGVPSIDVSSDGDYGVYHSVFDNFEWFRRFADPEFRYLQQMARVVGIQALRLSEADVLPFDYENYGREVVAHLENAQKKAASSLGKDAPDFTAALAAARRLQAAGKAMGEAQRNPATDAARVNRTLREAERALLLPNGLPNRPWYRHSIYAPGEFTGYAAVVLPGVTEAADAGDAARARQQLDELAQALNRAAAVLESFR, encoded by the coding sequence ATGAAAGCCAGGTCGCTCGCGCTCCTCGCCGTTGCTGTTCTCTTCGCATCCGCCGCAGTTGCACAACAGGCTGCCGCTCCTATCACAGGGTTCCGGGACCCGGCCGCGCAGCACAAGCTGGAGGACCGCTTCCTGGCCGTGCCCGACGCGGCGCGCGCGGGCGAGCATCTGCGAATCCTGACCGCGGAGCCTCACCTTGCAGGCACTTCCGGTGATTTCAAGACCGCAGAGTACGTGGCCGAGCAATACCGCAAGGCCGGCCTGGAGACGGAGATCGTCGAATACAAGGTGTGGATGAACTATCCGGGGAAGATCTCGGTGCTCATCCAGCTGCCGGACGGCCGTACCTTCACCGGGCCGACACCGGAGCATGTGGCCGGCGATCCTTTCCAGTCCGACCCGCGGGTGGTCACGGCTTACAACGGTTTCTCACCCTCGGGCGAAGTCGAGGCCGAAGTGATCTACGCCAACTATGGCCGCCCGGAGGACTTCCGCAAGCTGAAAGAGATGGGCGCCGATGTAGCCGGCAAGATCGTGGTGGTGCGATACGGCTCGAATTTCCGTGGCGTGAAAGCCTATACCGCCCAGCTCAACGGCGCCGCCGGCGTCATCATCTATTCCGATCCCATCGATGACGGCTACTTCAAGGGCGATATATATCCCCGCGGCGCCTGGCGTCCGGAAAGCGCCGTGCAGCGTGGCTCCATCAAGTACATCTTCAAATACCCGGGCGATCCGACCACGCCCGGCATGGCCTCGTTGCCTTCGCTGCCGGAAGCACAGCGGACGCCGCCGGAACAGGCCGCCAACGTGCCTCGCATTCCCACGACTCCGCTTTCCTACGGCGACGCGCGTCCGATCCTGGAAAACCTTGGCGGGCCGGAGTCTCCTCGCGAGTGGCAGGGCGCGCTGCCTTTTACGTATCACGTAGGGCCGGGGCCGGTGCGCGTCAAGCTCAGCCTGAAGCAGGACTTCGCCTACCGCACCATCTGGAATGTCATCGGCCGGGTGCGTGGGCGGGAACTGCCCGAGGAGTGGGTCATCAATGGCAATCATCGCGACGCCTGGGTGTACGGCGCCGTGGATCCCAACAGCGGCACCGCCTCGCAACTGGAGGCGGTTGCCGGCATCGGCGAGCTGCTGAAGACCGGTTGGCGGCCGCGGCGCACGCTGATCTTCGCCAGTTGGGACGCGGAGGAGTTCGGTCTCACCGGGTCCACCGAGTGGGTGGAACAGCACGCCAAGGAAATGGCCGGGGTAGTGGCGTATCTCAACATCGACTCGGCCGTCGCCGGATCGAACTTCACCGCTTCCGCTGTGCCCTCGCTCAAGCCCTTCGTGCGCGAGGTTGCCAGGGTGGTCGCGAGCCCGAAGGGAATGCCGTTGTACGAAGCCTGGCTGGCGCAGAAGCCCAACCCGGAAATGCCGGGGTCGGCCGGTGGGCACGAGTCTGCGGGCTCCGGACCGGCGGAAGCCAAGGTCGGCGACCTGGGCAGCGGCTCCGACTACACTCCGTTCCTGCAGCATGCCGGAGTTCCCTCCATTGACGTCAGCTCCGACGGCGACTACGGCGTCTATCACTCCGTGTTCGACAACTTCGAATGGTTCCGCCGCTTCGCGGATCCGGAGTTCCGCTACTTGCAGCAGATGGCGCGGGTGGTTGGCATCCAGGCGCTTCGCCTTTCGGAAGCGGACGTGTTGCCCTTCGACTATGAGAACTACGGGCGTGAAGTCGTGGCTCACCTGGAGAATGCGCAGAAGAAGGCGGCCTCATCCCTGGGCAAGGATGCTCCGGACTTCACCGCTGCCCTGGCCGCGGCCCGGCGCCTCCAGGCGGCCGGCAAGGCGATGGGCGAGGCCCAGCGTAATCCCGCCACCGATGCCGCGCGCGTCAACCGCACGCTGCGCGAGGCGGAACGCGCCCTGCTGCTGCCCAACGGCCTTCCCAATCGTCCCTGGTACCGGCATTCCATCTATGCCCCGGGCGAATTCACCGGCTATGCGGCGGTGGTTCTGCCGGGTGTGACGGAAGCGGCCGACGCCGGCGACGCCGCGCGCGCCCGCCAGCAGCTCGACGAGCTCGCCCAGGCGCTCAACCGCGCGGCGGCAGTGCTCGAAAGTTTTCGTTAA
- a CDS encoding GAF domain-containing protein, translating to MKRYRSPREVLADVERVLAAKYISSSRTSLLDEVVETLFDGRHYFWIGIYLVIGEQVVRQAFRGPVPPCHAFAFGVGNVGTTGQSGIIKVVPDVSHDPTYRVCFLETKSEIVVPIKIAGKVLGVIDVESDRENAFGKTDRVLLEDVARRLARFFTGRGRYLVRRAREAAEAAGGPSRAFPASGEKTVKSARGRRAAAGAGTPS from the coding sequence TTGAAACGCTACCGTTCCCCACGCGAAGTCCTCGCCGACGTCGAGCGTGTGCTTGCCGCCAAGTACATCTCCTCCTCACGAACGTCGCTGCTTGACGAAGTCGTAGAGACCCTTTTCGACGGCCGCCACTATTTCTGGATCGGCATCTATCTCGTCATCGGCGAGCAGGTGGTGCGCCAAGCCTTCCGCGGTCCCGTGCCGCCATGTCATGCCTTCGCTTTCGGCGTGGGCAACGTCGGCACCACTGGCCAGAGCGGCATCATCAAGGTGGTTCCCGACGTCAGCCACGACCCGACCTACCGGGTGTGCTTCCTGGAGACCAAGTCGGAGATCGTGGTGCCCATCAAGATCGCCGGCAAGGTGCTGGGCGTGATCGATGTGGAAAGCGACCGCGAGAACGCCTTCGGCAAGACCGACCGTGTGCTGCTGGAGGATGTGGCCAGGCGCTTGGCTCGCTTTTTCACCGGCCGGGGAAGATACCTGGTGCGGCGCGCGCGTGAGGCGGCGGAGGCTGCCGGTGGTCCTTCACGTGCTTTTCCAGCCAGCGGCGAGAAGACGGTGAAATCCGCCCGCGGCCGTCGCGCCGCGGCGGGAGCGGGAACGCCTTCATGA
- a CDS encoding phosphoglycerate mutase family protein, whose translation MITVETASKSHMKLTTFCLLVFLVAPALCEAQRAVILVRHAEKRYNSDDPATPLSDQGDARAQALADLLKDAGITAIYSTRTIRTMRTAAPLAKQLGLKVTLADQRDPKELVDRIRKEQPNGVVLIVGHANTVPQMLRVLGDTEDVGIPAHEFDNLFVVIPNGSAKPTVLRLRYPIREAH comes from the coding sequence GTGATTACGGTCGAGACTGCATCCAAGAGCCACATGAAGCTCACTACCTTCTGCCTGCTCGTATTCCTTGTCGCTCCTGCGCTCTGCGAAGCCCAGCGCGCCGTTATCCTGGTGCGCCACGCTGAGAAACGCTACAACTCCGATGATCCTGCTACTCCGCTCTCCGACCAGGGAGACGCCCGTGCCCAGGCGCTCGCCGACCTGTTGAAAGACGCGGGCATTACCGCCATCTACTCCACGCGCACCATTCGCACCATGCGCACGGCTGCACCGCTGGCCAAGCAACTCGGTTTGAAGGTCACGCTGGCCGACCAGAGGGACCCCAAGGAACTGGTAGATCGCATCCGCAAGGAGCAGCCCAATGGCGTCGTGTTGATCGTGGGACACGCCAACACCGTTCCCCAGATGCTGCGTGTGCTGGGCGACACCGAAGACGTCGGGATTCCGGCCCACGAGTTCGACAACCTCTTCGTGGTGATTCCCAACGGCTCCGCCAAGCCGACCGTCCTGCGGCTGCGCTATCCCATTCGCGAAGCCCACTGA
- a CDS encoding MFS transporter has translation MKTTEPEAVRGWRTTAEAPASQATDADRMTLNGTAASRALQGVAVEEPVAPQLPPVSLPIPRMVSALRHRNFRLFWTGNFLSNIGTWMQNVAQGWLVLELSNSAFWLGVVGFAASAPMLVFTLLGGVIADQVDRRRLLMRTQAAMMIFAFVLAGLTWFKVVNLPEILLLAFATGVAMSLNTPSYQALVPELVPREDLTNAIALNSAQFNMSRVIGPTLGGFAMAWFGVAGNFFLNGLSFLALLVALARMEYPPRTNSDDGVGMLEKLGEGFRYLFEQRAMLMLVTLVGLASIFGFPYLMFLPLFARDILGVGERGLGVLMAASGLGAFLGAVTIAWLGRVHRRGRFVTVAGSAFLTVVILFSFSRWFAVSMVLQFFAGYSMILMVATVNSLLQHLASEEMRGRVMSMYATAFLGFAPVGALMAGSLAGVMTAPVAIAAMSALALVASLSLYFSRPELRCLD, from the coding sequence ATGAAGACGACCGAGCCGGAAGCGGTCCGCGGATGGCGCACGACGGCAGAAGCCCCTGCGTCCCAAGCCACCGACGCCGACCGAATGACGCTCAACGGCACGGCCGCTTCCCGCGCGCTGCAGGGCGTGGCGGTCGAAGAGCCGGTCGCGCCGCAACTCCCGCCGGTGTCGCTCCCCATCCCGCGCATGGTGAGCGCGCTTCGGCATCGCAACTTCCGCCTGTTCTGGACGGGCAACTTCCTTTCCAACATCGGCACCTGGATGCAGAACGTGGCCCAGGGCTGGCTGGTGCTGGAGCTTTCCAATTCCGCCTTCTGGCTGGGCGTGGTGGGCTTTGCCGCCTCGGCGCCCATGCTGGTGTTCACGCTGCTGGGCGGCGTGATTGCCGATCAGGTGGACCGGCGGCGCCTCTTGATGCGCACCCAGGCGGCCATGATGATCTTCGCCTTCGTGCTGGCTGGGCTGACCTGGTTCAAGGTGGTCAACCTGCCGGAGATCCTGTTGCTGGCTTTTGCCACCGGCGTGGCGATGTCTTTGAACACGCCCAGCTACCAGGCGCTGGTGCCGGAACTGGTACCGCGCGAGGATCTCACCAACGCCATCGCACTCAACTCGGCACAATTCAACATGTCGCGCGTGATCGGGCCCACGCTGGGCGGGTTCGCTATGGCCTGGTTCGGCGTGGCGGGCAACTTCTTTCTCAACGGCCTGAGTTTCCTGGCGCTGCTGGTTGCGCTGGCCCGTATGGAATATCCGCCGCGCACCAACAGCGACGATGGCGTGGGGATGCTGGAAAAACTGGGTGAGGGCTTTCGCTACCTGTTCGAGCAGCGCGCCATGCTGATGCTAGTGACCCTGGTCGGCCTGGCCAGCATCTTCGGCTTTCCTTACCTGATGTTCCTGCCGCTGTTCGCGCGCGACATCCTGGGCGTGGGAGAGCGCGGTCTCGGCGTGCTGATGGCGGCCAGCGGACTGGGCGCATTCCTCGGCGCCGTTACCATCGCCTGGCTGGGACGCGTGCACCGTCGCGGAAGATTCGTCACCGTTGCCGGCTCGGCGTTCCTTACGGTCGTGATCCTGTTTTCGTTCTCGCGCTGGTTCGCCGTCTCGATGGTCCTGCAGTTCTTCGCGGGCTACAGCATGATCCTCATGGTGGCTACGGTGAACTCGCTGCTGCAGCACCTGGCCAGCGAAGAGATGCGCGGGCGCGTGATGAGCATGTACGCCACCGCCTTCCTGGGCTTCGCGCCTGTCGGCGCACTGATGGCCGGGTCGCTGGCCGGGGTGATGACGGCGCCGGTGGCGATTGCGGCCATGTCCGCGCTGGCGCTGGTGGCGAGCCTGTCTCTCTACTTCTCGCGTCCCGAACTGCGGTGCCTGGATTGA
- a CDS encoding ATP-binding protein has protein sequence MRTPRSIMVSGGVLIAAHLTGVLVVAHGPLNRTLSNLVQLAALMAALSCFLAAYRSFGELEYTLDMLEKAEQKFRLLFASNPEPMLVYDRQTLRFLEVNNAAIEKYGYTHAEFLALKVTDIRPPEDVPVFLNTVRLNRLKTSGPHFGQWRHRHKDGRVLNVEVTAQGLEFAGRRAVLVVVKDVSERMQLGEQLRQAQKMEAVGRLAGGVAHDFNNVLTVITGYASILMESLEPDSPQALDLRQISKSADRAAALTRQLLAFSRRQVLQPRVLNLNSLVLNAEKMLERLIGEDIEIHLSLEASLGSVSADPGQLEQVIMNLAVNARDAMPDGGNLMFETRNVEVEAPRSLGHFRVAPGSYVMLAVSDTGCGMDEETVGRIFEPFFTTKEKGKGTGLGLSTVYGIVKQSGGYVWVESAPGEGSTFTIYLPRVEAPADDEGDEPLSAAKRGGETILLVEDDAVVRELARRILGGSGYYVLPAGGVVEAERFCRQHAGNIDLLLTDVVMPGMSGRELARKLAVMRPRMRVLYMSGYTDNVIVHRGVLDPGTHFLQKPFTPPALLEKVREVLDGRLEPEPKPADPCLA, from the coding sequence GTGCGGACTCCACGCAGCATCATGGTTTCGGGCGGAGTGTTGATTGCCGCTCACCTCACCGGTGTGCTGGTGGTCGCTCACGGACCTCTCAATCGGACCCTCTCGAACCTTGTGCAACTGGCGGCCCTGATGGCTGCCCTTTCCTGTTTCCTGGCGGCCTACCGGTCTTTCGGAGAGCTCGAGTACACGCTCGACATGCTGGAGAAGGCCGAGCAGAAGTTCCGGCTGCTGTTTGCTTCCAACCCCGAGCCCATGCTGGTCTATGACCGGCAAACGCTCCGTTTTCTCGAAGTGAACAACGCCGCCATCGAGAAGTACGGCTACACGCATGCCGAGTTTCTTGCCTTGAAGGTGACCGACATCCGGCCTCCCGAGGACGTGCCTGTCTTCCTGAACACCGTGCGGCTCAATCGGCTCAAGACTTCCGGCCCCCACTTCGGGCAATGGCGCCATCGCCACAAGGACGGTCGCGTGCTCAACGTCGAGGTCACGGCGCAAGGACTGGAATTCGCCGGCCGCCGTGCCGTGCTGGTGGTGGTGAAAGACGTCAGCGAGCGCATGCAGTTGGGCGAACAACTGCGCCAGGCGCAGAAGATGGAAGCGGTAGGACGCTTGGCCGGCGGCGTCGCCCATGACTTCAACAATGTCCTCACCGTCATCACCGGCTACGCCAGCATCCTGATGGAGTCGCTGGAGCCGGATTCGCCGCAGGCGCTCGATCTCAGGCAGATCTCCAAGTCGGCAGATCGGGCCGCGGCGCTCACCCGCCAGTTGCTGGCCTTCAGCCGCCGTCAGGTCTTGCAGCCGCGCGTGCTCAACCTCAACAGCCTGGTGCTGAACGCGGAGAAGATGCTGGAACGGCTGATCGGCGAGGACATCGAGATCCACCTGTCGCTGGAGGCCAGCCTTGGCTCGGTAAGCGCCGATCCCGGCCAGCTCGAGCAAGTGATCATGAACCTGGCGGTGAACGCGCGCGACGCCATGCCCGACGGCGGCAACCTCATGTTTGAGACACGTAACGTCGAGGTCGAAGCACCCCGTTCCCTCGGCCACTTCCGTGTAGCGCCTGGCTCCTACGTCATGCTGGCCGTCAGCGACACCGGCTGCGGCATGGACGAGGAAACCGTGGGCCGCATCTTCGAGCCGTTCTTCACTACCAAGGAGAAGGGAAAAGGAACGGGTTTGGGACTTTCCACCGTGTACGGGATCGTGAAGCAGAGCGGCGGCTACGTGTGGGTGGAAAGCGCTCCCGGCGAGGGCAGCACTTTCACCATCTACCTGCCGCGCGTGGAAGCGCCCGCTGATGACGAAGGCGACGAGCCACTATCGGCAGCCAAACGGGGCGGCGAAACCATCCTGCTGGTGGAAGACGATGCCGTGGTGCGGGAACTGGCGCGTCGCATCCTGGGAGGCAGCGGCTACTACGTGCTTCCCGCAGGTGGAGTGGTGGAGGCCGAGCGCTTCTGCCGTCAGCACGCCGGCAATATCGACCTGTTGCTCACCGACGTGGTGATGCCCGGCATGAGCGGCCGGGAGCTTGCCCGCAAGCTGGCAGTCATGCGTCCCCGCATGCGCGTCCTTTATATGTCCGGCTATACCGACAACGTCATCGTCCATCGCGGCGTGCTCGATCCCGGCACCCATTTCCTGCAGAAGCCGTTCACGCCTCCCGCCTTGCTCGAGAAGGTGCGCGAGGTCCTCGACGGCCGCCTAGAACCAGAGCCCAAGCCTGCCGACCCCTGTCTGGCGTAG
- a CDS encoding transketolase, with translation MSASQAKSIEELQRIANRMRIDIVRMLGAAGSGHPGGSLSKVEMLVALYFRVLRHDPKNPTWSDRDRFILSNGHSCPVLYATYAETGYIDAALLMTLRKLGSPLQGHPDKRMLPILEASTGSLGQGLSIGVGSALSARLDQRDYHTFVLVGDGEVQEGQIWEAAMFAGHQKLQNLTCIVDYNKIQLDDFVANIIDLEPLVAKFRAFNWTTVEIDGHDFAQVIPALEQARANSSGRPTAIIAHTVKGKGVSFMENKVEWHGVAPKPDQVEAAVKELEAKF, from the coding sequence ATGAGCGCCTCACAGGCGAAGTCCATCGAGGAACTCCAGCGCATCGCCAATCGCATGCGCATCGACATCGTACGCATGCTGGGCGCGGCGGGCAGCGGCCATCCCGGCGGGTCGCTTTCCAAGGTCGAGATGCTGGTGGCGCTGTACTTCCGCGTGCTCCGCCACGATCCCAAGAACCCGACCTGGAGCGACCGCGACCGCTTCATCCTCTCCAACGGGCACAGTTGCCCGGTGCTCTACGCCACGTATGCCGAGACCGGTTACATCGATGCGGCGCTGCTGATGACGCTGCGCAAGCTGGGCTCGCCGCTGCAGGGCCACCCGGACAAGCGCATGCTGCCCATTCTCGAAGCTTCCACCGGTTCGCTCGGACAGGGTCTTTCCATCGGCGTCGGCTCGGCGCTGTCGGCGCGGCTCGACCAGCGCGACTACCACACCTTTGTCCTGGTCGGCGACGGGGAAGTGCAGGAGGGCCAGATCTGGGAGGCGGCCATGTTCGCCGGCCACCAGAAGCTTCAGAACCTGACCTGCATCGTGGACTACAACAAGATCCAGCTCGACGACTTCGTCGCCAACATCATCGATCTGGAACCGCTGGTGGCGAAATTCCGCGCCTTCAACTGGACCACGGTCGAGATCGACGGTCACGACTTCGCCCAGGTGATTCCGGCGCTGGAGCAGGCACGCGCGAATTCCAGCGGCCGGCCCACGGCCATCATCGCCCATACCGTGAAGGGCAAGGGTGTTTCCTTCATGGAGAACAAGGTGGAATGGCACGGCGTCGCCCCCAAGCCGGACCAGGTGGAGGCGGCCGTCAAGGAGCTGGAGGCGAAGTTCTAG
- a CDS encoding patatin-like phospholipase family protein, whose translation MPFRVARALEAFWRTLTRPVTEIVHPQRVTPIGVALGGGFARGLAHIGVLKVLEAERIPIRYLAGTSVGALLAAIYASGVPLPEMEAMAHSVRWKDFARWTISRHGLASNDRMVPFLKKILRVETFEELEMPLAVVATDFLSGQPVVFRSGPLIPAIRASCAYPGVFVPVEVNGRLMVDGLLAYSVPTVPLRQMGAERVLASHLRASWVSKDGPQHVLEIIAQCFSIAQNKMCGEWKAAADLILEPDVAGFAHDAFERASELIRRGEEATRPVLPEIRGWLAAPATTTATAKPAEAPASAK comes from the coding sequence ATGCCCTTCCGGGTCGCACGCGCGCTCGAAGCTTTCTGGAGGACGCTCACCCGTCCCGTCACCGAGATTGTCCACCCTCAGCGGGTGACGCCCATCGGGGTAGCCTTGGGCGGCGGCTTCGCCCGCGGGCTGGCTCACATCGGAGTTCTGAAGGTATTGGAGGCGGAGCGCATCCCTATCCGCTACCTGGCCGGCACCAGCGTGGGCGCGTTGCTGGCCGCCATCTACGCCAGCGGTGTGCCGCTGCCTGAGATGGAAGCCATGGCGCACTCGGTGCGCTGGAAAGACTTTGCCCGCTGGACCATCTCCCGCCATGGACTGGCGTCAAACGATCGCATGGTTCCGTTCCTCAAGAAGATCCTCCGCGTCGAGACGTTTGAAGAGCTGGAGATGCCGCTGGCCGTTGTGGCTACCGACTTCCTCAGCGGCCAGCCGGTGGTTTTCCGCTCGGGTCCGCTGATTCCCGCCATACGCGCCAGTTGCGCCTATCCCGGCGTGTTTGTGCCGGTCGAGGTCAACGGCCGCCTGATGGTGGACGGCCTGCTGGCTTACTCGGTGCCTACGGTCCCCTTGCGCCAGATGGGCGCGGAACGTGTCCTGGCCTCTCACCTGCGCGCGAGCTGGGTAAGCAAGGACGGCCCGCAGCACGTGCTGGAGATCATCGCCCAGTGCTTCTCCATCGCGCAGAACAAGATGTGTGGGGAGTGGAAGGCCGCTGCCGACCTCATCCTGGAGCCCGACGTGGCCGGCTTCGCGCATGACGCCTTTGAGCGCGCCAGCGAACTGATCCGCCGCGGCGAAGAGGCCACCCGCCCGGTGCTGCCCGAGATTCGCGGCTGGCTCGCGGCGCCCGCGACGACCACCGCCACCGCCAAACCGGCCGAGGCGCCAGCCTCTGCGAAATAG
- a CDS encoding transketolase C-terminal domain-containing protein: MEATAAMKTGTKFELKMGAATREAYGQALVELGRENPNIVALDADLAKSTYSAKFGQQFPDRFWTVGIAEANMVGIAGGLALQGKIPFASSFAVFLTNKGFDQLRMSIAYPRANAKFCGSHGGISIGEDGPSQQSVEDIALMCGLAGFVVLVPADEFSARALVRRMAEHVGPVYMRTGRAKSPILYGPQDTFEIGKAKVHGTGRDVAIVSCGYELQYALRAQHMLEEEGIAARVIDMHTIKPLDEAAVAQSAEECGAIVTAEEHLLDGGLGSQVARAVARSTPVPMEFVGIQNTYAESATPDQLMEKYGLTAPYIVKAVHEVLKRK, translated from the coding sequence ATGGAAGCTACCGCCGCCATGAAGACGGGGACCAAATTCGAGCTCAAGATGGGGGCTGCCACGCGCGAGGCCTACGGCCAGGCGCTGGTGGAGTTGGGGCGCGAGAATCCCAACATCGTGGCGCTCGACGCCGATCTCGCCAAGTCCACCTACAGCGCCAAGTTCGGCCAGCAATTCCCCGACCGCTTCTGGACAGTGGGCATCGCCGAGGCCAACATGGTGGGCATCGCCGGCGGGCTGGCGTTGCAGGGCAAGATCCCGTTCGCTTCTTCCTTCGCCGTTTTCCTCACCAACAAGGGCTTCGACCAGTTACGCATGAGCATTGCCTATCCGCGGGCGAACGCCAAGTTCTGCGGCTCGCATGGCGGTATCTCCATCGGCGAGGATGGTCCCAGCCAGCAATCGGTCGAGGACATCGCGCTCATGTGCGGCCTGGCGGGCTTCGTGGTCCTGGTGCCGGCGGATGAATTCTCCGCCCGCGCCCTGGTCCGCCGCATGGCGGAGCACGTCGGTCCTGTGTACATGCGCACCGGGCGCGCCAAGTCGCCCATCCTTTACGGTCCGCAAGACACCTTTGAGATCGGCAAGGCCAAGGTACACGGCACCGGCCGCGACGTGGCCATCGTCTCCTGCGGCTACGAACTGCAGTACGCGCTGCGCGCGCAGCACATGCTGGAAGAGGAAGGCATTGCCGCGCGTGTGATCGACATGCACACCATCAAGCCGCTCGACGAAGCCGCCGTGGCGCAGAGCGCGGAAGAGTGCGGCGCCATCGTCACCGCCGAGGAGCACCTGCTCGACGGCGGGCTCGGGTCCCAGGTGGCGCGGGCCGTGGCCCGCTCCACGCCCGTGCCCATGGAATTCGTCGGCATCCAGAACACCTACGCCGAATCCGCCACGCCCGACCAGCTCATGGAGAAGTACGGGTTGACCGCGCCCTACATCGTCAAGGCAGTGCACGAAGTGCTGAAGCGGAAGTGA